In Candidatus Saccharibacteria bacterium oral taxon 488, one DNA window encodes the following:
- the uppS gene encoding di-trans,poly-cis-decaprenylcistransferase translates to MSEKTELPRHVGFIVDGNRRWAKQHGLPAYEGHLAGYNSLKDVLLETLRRGVKYASAYVFSTENWKRSEEEVGHLMGLLLKVLESDVPIFLEHNVRMRVIGSREGLSETLRKAIERAEERTRNLTGGELLLCLNYGGHLEIADAVKKIVQSGVAVGDVTPELIAQNLYAPEVPPCDLIVRTSGEQRLSNFMLWRAAYSELMFIEKNWPDMTIKDVEFILEEYKKRNRRFGG, encoded by the coding sequence ATGAGTGAAAAAACAGAATTGCCGAGGCACGTTGGTTTTATCGTTGACGGTAATCGCCGTTGGGCGAAGCAACACGGGCTGCCGGCTTATGAGGGGCACTTGGCGGGATACAACAGCCTGAAGGATGTGCTACTGGAGACGTTGCGCCGTGGCGTCAAGTATGCGAGTGCGTATGTGTTCAGTACAGAAAATTGGAAGCGCTCCGAGGAGGAGGTCGGGCATTTGATGGGTCTGCTGCTCAAGGTGCTGGAGTCGGACGTGCCGATATTTTTGGAGCACAACGTACGGATGCGGGTGATTGGTTCGCGCGAGGGGCTGTCAGAGACCTTACGAAAAGCGATTGAGCGGGCCGAGGAGCGAACGCGAAATTTGACGGGTGGCGAGCTGCTTCTGTGTCTCAATTATGGCGGACATTTAGAAATTGCTGATGCGGTTAAAAAAATTGTTCAGTCGGGCGTGGCGGTCGGAGATGTGACGCCAGAACTGATCGCTCAGAACTTATATGCGCCAGAAGTACCGCCGTGTGACCTTATCGTACGAACAAGCGGCGAACAGCGATTGAGTAATTTCATGCTGTGGCGGGCGGCATACAGTGAGCTAATGTTCATCGAGAAAAACTGGCCGGACATGACGATAAAAGATGTGGAGTTCATTCTGGAGGAGTACAAAAAACGTAATCGGCGCTTTGGAGGGTAA
- a CDS encoding PDZ domain-containing protein yields MVFIGILVGLIILVLLVVVHELGHAIVARRNGVVVEEFGIGFPPAAKKWRPKTSFLGKNVVFSLNWLPLGGFVKLKGEYDSAEGAGTYGGATFWVKTKILLAGVMMNWLTAVLLFMILALVGMPKILPQQAVLPFDSRVERSALTVARVTPGSPAEKVGLQRGDEVRKIGDHGVTTPAELSAATKAQAGREVTIELARGGQTLTKQVRLQTAEQAKNGGYLGVGPQQTETIHSTWSAPIAAVVTTGQLTYETVAGIGSILIKTVNGTIGQLVGPSESRQAAKADLAAVGESVAGPVGILGVLFPSVLSSGVTQILLLAAIISLTLAVMNVLPIPALDGGRWFTMAGFKLFKKKLTKEREETIQGIGFLVLMALTVLVTWSDIAKVLRG; encoded by the coding sequence ATGGTGTTCATTGGAATTTTGGTTGGGCTGATCATATTAGTTTTGCTGGTGGTGGTGCACGAATTGGGTCACGCGATCGTGGCGCGGCGTAACGGTGTGGTGGTTGAAGAATTTGGTATCGGCTTTCCGCCAGCTGCAAAAAAATGGCGGCCTAAAACGAGCTTTCTCGGCAAGAATGTGGTGTTTAGTCTAAACTGGCTGCCGCTCGGCGGGTTCGTCAAGCTGAAGGGCGAATACGATTCGGCCGAAGGTGCGGGGACGTATGGCGGCGCTACCTTTTGGGTAAAGACCAAGATTTTGCTAGCCGGCGTGATGATGAATTGGCTGACGGCCGTCCTGCTGTTTATGATATTGGCGTTGGTGGGGATGCCAAAAATTTTACCACAGCAAGCGGTGCTGCCATTTGATTCACGGGTGGAGCGTTCAGCACTGACGGTGGCGCGAGTGACGCCAGGTTCGCCAGCGGAGAAAGTTGGCCTTCAGCGTGGTGATGAGGTGCGAAAGATCGGCGACCACGGCGTGACAACGCCGGCGGAGCTGTCGGCAGCCACGAAAGCGCAGGCTGGCCGCGAGGTGACGATTGAGCTGGCGCGCGGCGGTCAGACGCTCACCAAGCAAGTCCGGCTACAAACTGCTGAGCAAGCAAAAAATGGCGGCTACCTCGGTGTTGGCCCGCAACAGACAGAAACAATTCACAGTACCTGGTCGGCGCCAATCGCAGCAGTGGTGACGACGGGGCAATTGACGTATGAGACAGTGGCGGGCATTGGCTCGATCCTCATAAAAACGGTCAACGGGACGATCGGACAATTAGTTGGCCCATCAGAATCTCGCCAGGCGGCCAAGGCTGATCTGGCGGCAGTTGGCGAAAGCGTGGCCGGGCCGGTCGGCATCTTGGGCGTGCTGTTTCCGTCAGTGCTGAGCTCTGGTGTGACGCAAATTTTACTACTGGCGGCAATCATTTCGCTGACGCTGGCGGTGATGAATGTGCTGCCAATTCCAGCGCTAGACGGCGGGCGGTGGTTTACGATGGCAGGCTTTAAATTATTCAAGAAAAAATTGACCAAAGAGCGCGAGGAAACGATTCAAGGCATCGGTTTCTTGGTGCTAATGGCGCTGACGGTTTTAGTGACGTGGAGTGACATCGCGAAGGTATTAAGGGGATAA